The nucleotide sequence CGGCAATGTCTTCTACAAGCTGTCGCTGCGGGGCGTGGATCTGCGCGAGGCCGACCTCTCGGGCGCGAGCTTCGTCGAATGCGACCTGCGCGGCGTGGAACTCTCGGGCGCCAACCTGCAGTCGACCGCCTTCATCACCTGCCAGCTGCAGGGCGCGCGCCTGGTCGCGGCGCGTGCCAAGGGTGTGGTGTTCGCGAAGAACACCGTGCTCGACGGGGTGGATGCGAGCGGCGCCGATCTCTCGAACGCCAACCTGGGCGAGTGCAGCGCGATCGGCCTGCGCGCGCCCAAGGCGCTGCTCGACGGCGCCAACCTCGGCATGGCCGACCTGCGCGACGCCGACCTGCGCCTCGCGTCGGTCAAGGGCGCGCTGCTGCGCAAGGCGCGCTGCAGCCGCGCGCGGCTCGCGGGTGCGAACTTCCAGGATGCGGTGTTCAGCCATGCCGATTTGATCGGCACCGACTTCCGGCGCGCCAACCTCTTCGGCGCCGACCTCACGCGCGTCGCGCTCAGCGGCGACAGCCGCTTCGACGGCGCGCTGCTCGCGCGCAGCCGGACCTGGCCGCGGCTGAGCCCCGAGCAGCAGGCGGTGGCGGCGGCGCGCGCCGCGGCGCCGACCGATGGCGGAGGTGCCGCATGAGCGCAGCGCCGGGCCGCCCCGAACAAGCTCGCACCGCGGTGCGAAGCACGAAAGCATTTCAATGAGCGTGAGCGCGGAACTGCTGTCGCTGGGCGCCGGCCTGGGCGAGACCTTCGAGGGCCAGGACTTCGAAGGCGGCCACTATGCGAAGAGTTTTCTCGGCGGCGGCCTGTTCACCGCCTGCCGCTGGAATGGCGCGGACCTGCGCGGCGCGGACGTGCGCGAAGCCGTGTTCGACCAGTGCGCGATGGCCGGCACGCTGTTCGCCGGCGCCAACCTGCGCCATGCGGTGTTCAACCGCTGCAAGCTCGACCATGCCGACTTCCGCAACGCGAACCTGCACACCGCCACCTTCAACGAGTGCGACCTGTCGCATGCGCAGTTCGGCGACGCGGCATTGAGCATGGCGCGCTTCCACGGCTGCGTGCTCGACCATGCGGGAATGCAGCGCGCGGGCCTGGAATCGACCGTGTTCTCGAGCTCGAAGCTGCTCGACGTGAATGCCGACCACACGCAGTGGCTGCACACGGTGGTCACCGGCTGCGACCTGGCACGCATGACCTGGGCCGGGGCGTCGATGACCCGCGCGGTGTTCTCGAACCAGGCGCTGCCGAACCGCCGCTTCGATGGATGCCGGCTCGAGGGGTGCCAGTTCAACGGCGCCGACCTCGGCGGCAGCAGCTTCGCGGGCGTGCAGCTGAATCAGTGCAACTTCCAGGGCGCCAAGCTCGATGGCTGCGACTTCTCCGAGGTGAAGGCACCGCATGCGGTCTTCTGCGACGCGGCGGGCGAGGGCGTGCGCTTCACGAAGGCCCAGTTGACGCAGTCGCTGTTCACCGGCGCCGTGCTGCCGGGCGCGCACTTCGGCGGCGCGCGGCTGCACCAGTGCCATTTCGCGCAGGCCAGGCTGGCCCGCGCCGTGTTCGTCACCGCCGACTGCACCTACGCCGATTTCCGCCATGCCGACCTGCAGGGCGCCGACCTGCGCGATGCCGAGCTGTTCCGCGCCGTCTTCCATGCCGCGCAACTGCAGGACGCGCAGTTCACCGACCGCAGCCGCGCGCTCGGCACCGATGCCGAACTCGCGCGCGCCGAGCAATGGAGCGCCGCCTGAGGCGGCTCCCGTTCATCGTTCTTCCCGAGGCAACACCATGACCACCCTTCTTTCCACGCGCCGGCCCACCCGGGTCGCGTCGCCTGTGTCGCCCGCACCGAAGGCTTCGGCCACGCCGGCCGCCGGCTGGCACCGCGCCACCGTCTCGGCCGATCCGGCCACCGGGCTGCGATTGCGCGTCGGCACGCACGAGGTGTCCGCGCGCCAGGCCTTCAGCTGCCTGGTCGCGCTGCAGCGCGGCGACACCGTGGCGGCGCTGCTCGACGAGGGCGCGCAGTGGTGGGTGATGTCCGTGCTCGAGCGCGAGGGCACGCAGGACGTGGTGCTGCGCAGCGAGGGATCGCTGGCGCTCGAGGCGCCCGTGCTTCGCGCGCGCGCGTCCGAGTCGCTCGAGCTCGCCGCGCCGCAGGTGCGGCTGCAGTGCGAGCAGGCCGACGCGGTCGGCGACCGGCTGAACCTGATCGGCGGCGCGATGAAGGCGATCGGCGCCACGCTGTCGACCCTGTTCGATCGCGCGCACCACCACGCCGGGCAACACCTGCGCACCACCGAGGGCCTGGACCGCACGCAGGCGCAGCACCTGGAGCTGCAGGCGAAGCAGCTGCTGCAGATCCACGCCGAGCACGCGCTGATCGAGGGCGAGCAGCTGGTCAAGGCGCGCGGCGGCCAGATCCACTTCGGCTGAGGTCGCGCCATGTTCGCCAACTGCCAGATGATGGGCACCGACATGGGATTTCCCGATGTCTGCCTCACGCCCACGCCCGCCGGACCGGTGCCGATCCCCTATCCCAACATCGCGATGGGGCCGATGGCGATTCCGAACTGCCCCACGATCCTGTTCATGTGCATGCCGGCCCACAACCTGGCTACCACCATCCCGATGACCAACGGCGACAACGTGGGCGTGAACATGGGCGTGGCCTCGGGCACCGTGATGGGACCGTCGCGCCATGTCACCGGCGCCTTCACCGTGCTGCTCAACGGCATGCCGGCCTCGCGCCTGACGAGCGTGTCGCTGCAGAACAGCACCAACTGCCCGGGCGTTCGCCTGGTGCCGAGCCAGGCGCTGGTGCTGCTGCTGGCGCCCTGAGCGCGGCGGCGGAAACGGCCTATCTCTTAAGGCGAGATTGCCAATGCGCCCCACCGAATGAATACTCCTTGCGAGTTGCCGCGCCCGCGCAGGCGGGCGGTGTTTGGGCGTCGCCCGGGAGCCGGTTCATGATCCAGATCGCTGTTATCTCCCGCCAGGGCGTGCCGACGGGGGCGTCCCTGGCCGCCGAGTTCGGTCCCGCCGGCGGCACCATCGGCCGCGCCGAGAGCAATGCACTGGTGCTCGACGATCCCGACCGCACCGTCTCGCGCGTGCATGCGCAGGTGCTGTGCCGCGACGGCCGGTACTTCATCGTCGACCGCGGCAGCAATCCGATGCAGTGCAACGGGCAGCCGCTCGGGCCCGGCAACGAAGCCGCGCTGGTCGACGGCGCCCGCCTGGTGGTCGGCAGCTTCGAACTCGTGGTGCGCGTGCAGGCCGCCGCGCCCGCACCGGCACCGGCCGCGGCACCGTTCGCGATCCCCGAAACCATCATGGGCCTGTCGGGCGCGAAGTCGGCACCGGCGCCGGCATCCGCCGCGGCGAGCAGCGACGATCCCTTCGCCGACCTGCTCGCGGGCCTGGGGTCGCCGCCCGCGCCCGCACCCGCGCCGGGCCGGTCGCCCGCGCCGTCGTCGTCGTCGTTGTCGTCGTCCTCGCCGTCAGCCGACTCGCTGCTGTTCCCCGACCCCATGGCCACCGGTTCGCGCAACGCGCAGGCCGCGCAGATCGATCCCTTCGCCAACCTGCTCGGTCCCGACCCGGCTTCGGCACCCGCCGGCGGCCTCGGCGCGCTCGACGACTTCTCCGACCTGGGCGCGCCGCCCGCGCACGGCAAGGCCGCGAGCATCGACGCGCTGTTCGGCGGCACGGCCGGTGCCGGCGGCATCGGCGGCGATCCGCTCGCGCTGTCGCCGCTGGCCGATCCGCTGCTGCAGCCCAACACCGCGAACGACGCCGATCCGCTGGCCGCGCTGCAGCGCGCCGCGCCGGCCACGCCGATGGCGCGTTCCGACCACCTGCCGATCGAGCAGTTCGGCTTCACGCCGCCGAAGGCCATCACGCCGCCGGCCGCCGTGCCGGTGCCGCCACCGGCCCCCGCGCCCACCCCTGCGCCCGTGCCGCGCGCCGCGCCGCTGCCCGAGCTGCCCGCCTTCGACGACATGACGGGCCTGCCGATCCGCATCAGCGGCCCCGACACCGCGGGCCGCCCGCTGCCGCCGCTGTCCGCGCCGGCACCGGCGCCCGCGCGCGCGCGCCCGCGCCTGCCCCTGTCGCCGCCGCGCCTGTCGAGCGCATCGCGAGCGACGACGAGCTGCTGGCCGCCTTCCTGCGCGGCCTCGGCGGCACGCACCAGCCGCCCGAGATGCTCACGCCGGGGCTGATGGAGCGTATCGGCTCGATGCTGCGCAGCGCCACCGAGGGCACGCTGCAGCTGCTGCTCACGCGCCAGGAGTTCAAGCGCGAGGTGCGCGCCGAGGTCACGATGATCGCGGCCCAGGCCAACAACCCGCTGAAGTTCTCGCCCACGGTCGAGGTCGCGCTGGCGCACCTGCTGGGGCCGGGCGTGCGCGGCTTCATGCCGGCCGAGGCCGCGATGCGCGATGCCTTCAACGACCTGCGCGCGCACCAGTTCGGCGTGATGGTCGGCCTGCGCGCGGCGCTGGCGCACGTCATCGCGCGCTTCGAGCCCGAGGAGCTCGAGAAGAAGATCAGCTCGAAGTCGGCGCTCGACGCGCTGTTCGCGGCCAACCGCAAGGCCAAGCTGTGGGACCAGTTCGTGGCGCTGTACGGCGGCATCGCGACGGAAGCCGAGGACGACTTCCACAACCTGTTCGGCAAGGCCTTCCTCGAGGCCTACGAGGCGCAGATGGCGCGCCTGAAATCCGACGACTGAGGCGCGCGCGACCGCTGCACCCAGAACAAGAACCCACGACACGCACGACCGACGCGAGGAGCCCCGCTTGGAAATCGAAATCGTCACGCTGTCCCGCCAGGGCGGCCGCAGCTACAACGAAGACGTTCATGGCCATTGGCACGACGAGCGCCATGTGGCCTGCCTGGTGGCCGACGGCGCCGGCGGCCATGGCGGCGGCGACGTGGCGGCGGCCACGGTGCGCGCGAGCGTGCTGGGCGCGTTCTCGGCCGGCCCCAGCCTCGACGCGGGCGTGCTGCGCGCCTTGATCGAGCAGGCCAACCGCGACGTGGTGACGCGCCAGGCCGAGGGCGGCACGCTGGCGGGCATGCGCTCGACGGTGGTGTTCGCGGCCATCGACCTCGAGATCCATGCGCTGGCCTGGGTGCACAGCGGCGACAGCCGGGCCTACCTGTTCCGCGGCGGCGCGATCGTCGCGCGCACCACCGACCACAGCCTGGTGCAGCAGATGGTGGCCGGCGGCATGCTCGACGAGGAGGGCGCGCGCCTGCATCCGCAGCGCAACATGCTGCTGTCGGCGCTGGGCTCGCTCGAGGAGGAACCCGACATCGCGGTGTCGGACCGCATGCGGCTCCTGCCGGGCGACGTGCTGCTGCTGTGCAGCGACGGCGTGTGGGAGCCGCTGGGCGACGAATGCCTGGTCGAGACCCTGCATGCCTCGCGCACGCCCAGCCAGTGGGTCGAGCAGATCGAGGCGCAGATCGTCGCGCGCGCGAAGCCGGGGCACGACAACTACACGGCGCTCACGCTGTGGGTGATCGACGCCGCCGAGGACGAGACGCGGCTGCTGCCGGTCGAGGCGCAGCCCGAGCCGGGCGATCCCGAAGACACCGTCCTCGGTTGACGCAACGGGCGGCGGCGCGCCGCCGTCCTTTTTCTTCTTCTTCTTTCTTCCTCGCAAAGAGAAACGGCCCGCGATGCCCTCGAGCAGAGGACGCGGGCCGAATGGCGTGGAGCTTGCCGCGCTCGCGCGGCGAAGTCCCCGGGGAGATCTCAGCGGGTCTCGGTGGTGGCCACGTTCCAGCCGAACTTGACGTCGCCGGTGGTGGCGCCCTTGTCGTTCTGGGCCTTGTAGGCGAACTCGATGTCCTTGTAGGTCACGACCACGTTCTCGAGCACGTCGCCGCCTTGCGAACCGGCCGGGGCCACGTTCGAGATGAAGACTTCCTTCATCGTGACCTTGAGGTACTCGCCCTGGCCGTCGCCGGACTTGCGGCAGGTCAGCACCGCGTCCTTGAAGTGCTTGCCGCTGACGCAGTTCTTGGCCAGCACGGGCGAGGCCTTGTCGAAGATGTGGACGAAGGTGAAGAAGCCGGGCTGCGCCTTGCCCTTGCCCGAGCCGCCGCCCGATGCCGCGCCGGAGGTGTTCGCCACGTCCCACGACCACGACAGGATCTCGATCTCGTCCTTGTGATCCTTGTGGGTGGCCTCGCCGGTGACGCCGTCGAACTTGATGTGGAAATCGGATGCCATCTTGCTACTCCTGTGATGCCTGCGATGCGCGGGCGATGGTTGACGAAAGAGAAGGTTTTTTCGGGGCTACCGGCCGCTGCGGGTGGGGCTTCGGCCGGTAGTGATCTCAGAACGAAGAAGCGGGCGGGATTTCAAACCCACCCGATGGCCTATGCCGCGCCCTTGGCGGACGGCAGCTTGGAGACCAGGCGCAGCGAGACCGTCAGGCCCTCGAGCTGGTAGTGCGGGCGCAGGAAGAACTTGGAGGAGTAGTAGCCGGGATTGCCTTCCACCTCCTCGACCACCACCTCGGCCGCGGCCAGCGGCTTCTGGGCCTTGGTGACCTCGGACGAGTTCGCCGGGTCGCCGTCGACGTAGTTCATGATCCACTTGTTGAGCCAGCGCTGCATCTCGTCGCGTTCCTTGAACGAGCCGACCTTGTCGCGCACGATGCACTTGAGGTAGTGCGCGAAGCGGTTGCAGGCGAACAGGTAGGGCAGGCGCGCGGCCAGGTTGGCGTTGGCGGTGGCGTCGGGATCGTCGTACTCGGCCGGCTTGTGCAGCGACTGGGCGCCGATGAAGGCCGCGAAGTCGGAGTTCTTGCGGTGGATCAGCGACAGCAGGCCGGCCTTCGAGAGCTCGGCCTCGCGCCGGTCGCTGATCGCGATCTCGGTCGGGCACTTCTGGTCCACGCCGCCGTCGTCGCTCGGGAAGGTGTGCAGCGGCAGGTTCTCGACCGCGCCGCCCGACTCGATGCCGCGGATGCGCGAACCCCAGCCGTAAAGCTTGTACGAGCGGTTGATGTTGGTGGCCATCGCATAGGCCGCGTTGGCCCAGGCGTACTTGCTGTGGTCGGCGCCGGCGGTGTCCTCCTCGAAGTCGAACTCCTCCACCGGGTTGGTGTTGGCGCCGTAGGGCGTGCGCGCCAGGAAGCGCGGCATGCACAGGCCCAGGTACTTCGCGTCGTCCGACTCGCGCAGCGAGCGCCAGCCCGCGTACTCGGGCGTGAGGAAGATCTTGGTCAGGTCGCGCGGGTTGGCGAGCTCCTGCCACGACTCCATCTGCATCAGGTTCGGGCTTGCGCCGGTGATGAAGGGGGCGTGGGCCGAGGCGGCGATCTTGGCCATCTCGCCGAGCAGCTCGACGTCGGGCGGGCTCTGGTCGAAGTGGTAGTCGCCGACGATCGCGCCGAAGGGCTCGCCGCCGAACTGGCCGTATTCCTGTTCGTAGATCTTCTTGAACATCGGGCTCTGGTCCCAGGCCGCGCCCTTGAACTTCTTGAGGTTCTTGGCAAGCTCCTGCTTCGAGATGTCCATCACCCGGATCTTCAGGTTCTCGTCGGTCTCGGTGTTGTTCACCATGTAGTGCAGGCCGCGCCACGCACTCTCGAGCTTCTGGTAGTCGGGGTGGTGGATGATCCGGTTGACCTGCTCGGTGAGCTTGGCGTCGATCGCCGCGATCATCGACTGGATCGACTTCGTGACGTCCTTGCCGATGACCTCGGTGTTGGCCAGCGCCTGCTGGGCCAGCGTGAGCACGGCGGCTTCGACCGCGCTCTTGGCTTCGTCGCTGCGCGGCTTGAATTCCTTCTGCAGCAGCGACGAAAAGTCGCTGCCCGCGTACGCGACGTCTTTCAACGCGCTCTGTTCGAGTGCTTCGGCCATGGTGGGTTACTCCTCGTGAACCGGATGTGGAAGTCGGAAAGGGACAGGAATCAGGCGGCCGGCGGGGTGGTGCCGTCCTCGGGCTTCTTGGTCGCGGCCAGCGACTGCAGCAGCGCCGGGTCCTCGAGCACCTTGGCCAGCAGTTCCTCGGCGCCGTTCTTGCCGTCCATGTAGGTGACGAGGTTCGACAGCTGGGTGCGCGCCTCGAGCAGCTTGTTGAGCGCGCCGACCTTGCGGGCCACGGCGGCGGGCGAGAAGTCCTCCATGTTCTCGAAGGTCAGCTCGACCTTGAGCTCGCCCTCGCCGGTCAGCGAGTTCTCGACCGCGAAGGCCGCGCGCGGCTTCATGGCCTTCATGCGCGAGTCGAAGTTGTCGACGTCGAACTCGAGGAACTTGCGGTCGGTCACGGGCGCCAGCGGGTCGGCGGGCTTGCCCGACAGATCGGCCAGCACGCCCATCACGAAGGGCAGCTGGATCTTCTTCTCGGCGCCGTAGAGTTCGACGTCGTATTCGATCTGCACCCGGGGCGCCCGGTTGCGGGCGATGAATTTCTGACTGCTCTTGGCCATGGCGATGCTCCTTGCGAGGGTGAAACGGGGTGGGTCGATCCAGGGATGGAAAGGGGAGGGGACGAGGGGAAGAGGCGGCGGAAGGGCCTCAGTCCGAGGCGCGGCGACCGGTCACGTTCTCGATCGTGTCGAGCGCGTTCGGCGCGAGGTTGGCCATGATCTCGAGGAAGCTCACGCCGATCAGCTTCTTGGCGCGCTCGATCAGGAGCGGCGCGGGATTGCCGGGCTCGGTGGTCTCGAGGAAGCGGATCACGCGGTCGAGCATCTTCAGCGCGTCCTCGCGGGTCTGGATCTCGCCGCGCGCGGCCGCGGGGCGTGCAGCGCCACCGCCCGCCACGGCTTCGCCGCCGTCCGCCGCGTCCGCCGCGCCGGCTTCCTCGGGCGCGCCGATCGCGGCGCCGCAGGCCTTCTGCACGGTGCGCGCGATGGTGCGCAGTGCGCCCAGGTCGATGGCATCGGAACGGCCGGTGCGCTCCACCAGCAGCGCCTGCAGCTGGTCGATCAGGGCCGGCGCGCCGATCGCGGCCTCGATGCGCTCGGGCTGCGCGGCCTGCAGGGCCTCGAGGCCGGCCTGCAGCTGCGGCGCGGAATAGAGCGGCTCGCCGTTCGCCGCGAGCGTGCCCTGCACCACCGCGATGTCGCGCACGCGGATCGAGCCCACGCCCGGCGCCGCCCCCACCTGGGCGTCGTAGAGGTCGCGCAGCACCATGGTCTCGTCGTTCAACGGCGCGAGCGCGTTCAGGCGCATCGTCGGATCGTTGTCGTCGTCGGCATCGAGCGTTGGATGTATGCCGTCCCAGAAGCGGTCGAGCAATCCGGTCAGAAGGCGCAGGCCGGCGACGAAGCCGGGCACGCCCTGCAACCGGGTGGCGGCACGCAGCATCAGCACGGCGGCGCGCACGTCCTTGCTGCGGCGCAGGATCGCGTCCGACTGCTCGGCCACGCTGCGCCAGTCCGGCTCCACCGCGGGAATGACGGTGTCGCCGAACTGCTGTTCGGGCTTGCCCTGCGACGCGGTCACGAGCGCGGTGAAGTCCGCGTCGTACTCGAGGTCGGTGCCGCTCGGCGCGCTGTCGCCGATCGGTATGAGCAGTGCATCTGCGAGTTCGTTGGTGAGCATGTTGCCTGTTGAATGTGGCTGGTGATAATCAAAGATGCCTCTCAACCGGTCAATGCAACGAAGGGAATAGCATGCGAGCGCTCGGTACACACCATTCGTCCTATGGAGGCCTGCTGGCCACGGCTTCGCGCCGGCACGTGGCGGCCTTCGGCCTCGCTGCCGCGGGGCTCTTTCTCGCGGGCTGCGCGAGCAAGCCGCCACCCGAAGTGAAGACGCCGGTGTCGCTGACGCTGGTGGCGGGCCCCGATGCCAATCCCGACGCGCGCGGCCGCGCATCGCCGCTCACCGTGCGCGCCTACATCCTCAAGACGCCGGGTGCCTTCGAGGGCGCCGACTTCTTCTCGCTGTTCGAGAAGGACCAGGCCACGCTCGGCGCCGAGCTGGTGCAGCGCGAGGAGACGCTGCTGCGACCCGGCGAGAGCCGCAAGTTCGACTTCGTGCTGCAGCCCGACGCCAAGATGATCGGCGTGATGGGCGCATTCCGCGACCTCGACCGCGCGCGCTGGCGCGAGGTGCGCCCGCTCGAGGTCGGCAAGATCAACACCATCACCGTGACCTACGGTGCGCGCCAGATCCGCATCGATCAGAAGGCCGAGCCGATCAAGGAGAAGTAGGCGCTGCACAGGGCACGCACGGCACGCACGGGCCGCGTTCACATCGCGTCCATGCCCGTGTCGTGCGCCGACGGCGGCAGCCGGCCGGGCCGCACCAGCGAAGGGTCCGCCGGCAGGAAGCGATGGAACAGGTCGCCCGTGAAGGCCCCGTTGCCGCCCGCCGCGCCGCCGGCCGCCGTCAGGTAGAGGCCGCGCCAGCGCAGTCCCCGGGCCTCGCGTGCCTTGCGGCCATGGCTGTCGAACAGCGCCTCGGCCGCCAGCCGCAGCCCCGGCTGCAGGCTTCGCACCCCCTCCACGAACGAATGCACCGCGAGCCGGCCCGAGGCGCCCGGTTGTTCGCGCAGCAATCCCATGCGCAGCGCATGCAGCCGCGCGGCCAGCGGCTCGAAGGCCGCGTCGAGCCGTTCGGCGGCGCCGCGCGTGTCGGTCGCCGCGCTCTCCAGCGCCAGCCGATGGCCCAGCGCCTGCGCCAGCACCTCGGGCGGCAGCGTGCCGCGCAGCGCGCCATAGCCCTCGAGCCCTTCGAGGCCCGTCACCACGAGATAGAACGGCAGCTGCAGCCGCAAGGTGCGGCCCGCTTCCTCGGCCAGCCGGCGCAGCCGCGCGACGCGGGCGCGGAAGGCGACCGCATCGGCCGGTGCCTCGCGCAGCGCCTGCGCGCCGATGCAGGCCACGATGCCGTGCAATGGGATGCGCTCGCGCCGCTCGGCCAGCGCCAGCAGCGAAGCGAGCCAGAGGGCGCGCGACTGCGGCGCGTCGGCCGGGTCCTCGAGCACGCGCGCGTCGATCTCGATCGCGGCCATGGCGCCGCCGGTCCACCAGCGCCAGCCGTCGCGCACCGGGCCGGTCGGCGCGTCGTCCGACGGGTCCGCGTCGAGCGGCGAGGCCGCGAGCAGCCCCGGCAGCCCGGCCGCCGCGTCGCCGAGGAACAGCAGCCACGGCACGCCCGGCGTCGCGCAGCGGCCGAAGTCCTCGTCGTCGAGCTTCTCGCCGGCCGCGCGCGGACGCGGCGCCAGCCGCAGCCGCTGCTGCGCGCGCGCCATCGCCTCGTGCAGGCGCTCGAGCGCCTGCGCATCGGCCGCGCGCGAGGGCGGCCGCAGCGTGGCGATGCGCTGCTGCAGCGCGCGCCGGCGGCGCGCCGCGGCCGGCATCGCGCACCACGGCGCACAGCACCGCGAAGCCGAGCGCGCACAGCGCGAACAGCGGCCAGAAGAGGTGGGCGGGCGGCAGGGTGTGCATGGCGGCGGCGCGGCGCTCAGCGCGCCTCGGTCTCGAGGAACACGAAGTCGGCGACCAGTCGATCGCCGCCCTTGTTGGCCGCGAGCGCCTCGCGCAGCTGCAGCAGGTAGGCCGAGGCCAGTTCGAACGGCGGCCGGTCGGCGGTCTCGTGGAAGGGCATCGGCGAGGAGATCACGGTCACCAGCACGCTGCCGAAGGGCGGGCTCACGAGCCAGCTCGAGGGGATGTCGCGCCCGAGCTCGAGCTTCTCGCCGGCGCGCAGCCGGGTCGGCGCCTGGCCCGCGTTGAGGTGCATCACCGAGCCGTCGGCCGTGTAGTAGTCGACCCACAGCACGCTGTCGTGGCGCGGCGCGGTCACCTCCACGCGCACGTTGTCGCCCTCGCGCAGGCGCCCCTGCCGCGCGGAGGGCAGGGCCAGTCCGAGGCCGTAGGCCTTGTCGGCATTGCGTGCCTGGTAGGGCTTGAGGATCGCGAACACCTCGCAGTGCGGCCACACGCGCACGCCGAGCTCGAAGCGCGGCGCCTTCACGCCCGGCAGCCGGCCCACGTCGTGCTGCACGTTGGCCACGTCGGCCGGCAGCGAGAC is from Variovorax paradoxus and encodes:
- a CDS encoding pentapeptide repeat-containing protein, yielding MSAELLSLGAGLGETFEGQDFEGGHYAKSFLGGGLFTACRWNGADLRGADVREAVFDQCAMAGTLFAGANLRHAVFNRCKLDHADFRNANLHTATFNECDLSHAQFGDAALSMARFHGCVLDHAGMQRAGLESTVFSSSKLLDVNADHTQWLHTVVTGCDLARMTWAGASMTRAVFSNQALPNRRFDGCRLEGCQFNGADLGGSSFAGVQLNQCNFQGAKLDGCDFSEVKAPHAVFCDAAGEGVRFTKAQLTQSLFTGAVLPGAHFGGARLHQCHFAQARLARAVFVTADCTYADFRHADLQGADLRDAELFRAVFHAAQLQDAQFTDRSRALGTDAELARAEQWSAA
- a CDS encoding DUF3540 domain-containing protein; protein product: MTTLLSTRRPTRVASPVSPAPKASATPAAGWHRATVSADPATGLRLRVGTHEVSARQAFSCLVALQRGDTVAALLDEGAQWWVMSVLEREGTQDVVLRSEGSLALEAPVLRARASESLELAAPQVRLQCEQADAVGDRLNLIGGAMKAIGATLSTLFDRAHHHAGQHLRTTEGLDRTQAQHLELQAKQLLQIHAEHALIEGEQLVKARGGQIHFG
- a CDS encoding DUF4150 domain-containing protein — translated: MFANCQMMGTDMGFPDVCLTPTPAGPVPIPYPNIAMGPMAIPNCPTILFMCMPAHNLATTIPMTNGDNVGVNMGVASGTVMGPSRHVTGAFTVLLNGMPASRLTSVSLQNSTNCPGVRLVPSQALVLLLAP
- a CDS encoding serine/threonine-protein phosphatase — encoded protein: MEIEIVTLSRQGGRSYNEDVHGHWHDERHVACLVADGAGGHGGGDVAAATVRASVLGAFSAGPSLDAGVLRALIEQANRDVVTRQAEGGTLAGMRSTVVFAAIDLEIHALAWVHSGDSRAYLFRGGAIVARTTDHSLVQQMVAGGMLDEEGARLHPQRNMLLSALGSLEEEPDIAVSDRMRLLPGDVLLLCSDGVWEPLGDECLVETLHASRTPSQWVEQIEAQIVARAKPGHDNYTALTLWVIDAAEDETRLLPVEAQPEPGDPEDTVLG
- a CDS encoding type VI secretion system tube protein Hcp — protein: MASDFHIKFDGVTGEATHKDHKDEIEILSWSWDVANTSGAASGGGSGKGKAQPGFFTFVHIFDKASPVLAKNCVSGKHFKDAVLTCRKSGDGQGEYLKVTMKEVFISNVAPAGSQGGDVLENVVVTYKDIEFAYKAQNDKGATTGDVKFGWNVATTETR
- the tssC gene encoding type VI secretion system contractile sheath large subunit, with amino-acid sequence MAEALEQSALKDVAYAGSDFSSLLQKEFKPRSDEAKSAVEAAVLTLAQQALANTEVIGKDVTKSIQSMIAAIDAKLTEQVNRIIHHPDYQKLESAWRGLHYMVNNTETDENLKIRVMDISKQELAKNLKKFKGAAWDQSPMFKKIYEQEYGQFGGEPFGAIVGDYHFDQSPPDVELLGEMAKIAASAHAPFITGASPNLMQMESWQELANPRDLTKIFLTPEYAGWRSLRESDDAKYLGLCMPRFLARTPYGANTNPVEEFDFEEDTAGADHSKYAWANAAYAMATNINRSYKLYGWGSRIRGIESGGAVENLPLHTFPSDDGGVDQKCPTEIAISDRREAELSKAGLLSLIHRKNSDFAAFIGAQSLHKPAEYDDPDATANANLAARLPYLFACNRFAHYLKCIVRDKVGSFKERDEMQRWLNKWIMNYVDGDPANSSEVTKAQKPLAAAEVVVEEVEGNPGYYSSKFFLRPHYQLEGLTVSLRLVSKLPSAKGAA
- the tssB gene encoding type VI secretion system contractile sheath small subunit; this translates as MAKSSQKFIARNRAPRVQIEYDVELYGAEKKIQLPFVMGVLADLSGKPADPLAPVTDRKFLEFDVDNFDSRMKAMKPRAAFAVENSLTGEGELKVELTFENMEDFSPAAVARKVGALNKLLEARTQLSNLVTYMDGKNGAEELLAKVLEDPALLQSLAATKKPEDGTTPPAA
- the tssA gene encoding type VI secretion system protein TssA; the encoded protein is MLTNELADALLIPIGDSAPSGTDLEYDADFTALVTASQGKPEQQFGDTVIPAVEPDWRSVAEQSDAILRRSKDVRAAVLMLRAATRLQGVPGFVAGLRLLTGLLDRFWDGIHPTLDADDDNDPTMRLNALAPLNDETMVLRDLYDAQVGAAPGVGSIRVRDIAVVQGTLAANGEPLYSAPQLQAGLEALQAAQPERIEAAIGAPALIDQLQALLVERTGRSDAIDLGALRTIARTVQKACGAAIGAPEEAGAADAADGGEAVAGGGAARPAAARGEIQTREDALKMLDRVIRFLETTEPGNPAPLLIERAKKLIGVSFLEIMANLAPNALDTIENVTGRRASD
- the tssJ gene encoding type VI secretion system lipoprotein TssJ, which encodes MRALGTHHSSYGGLLATASRRHVAAFGLAAAGLFLAGCASKPPPEVKTPVSLTLVAGPDANPDARGRASPLTVRAYILKTPGAFEGADFFSLFEKDQATLGAELVQREETLLRPGESRKFDFVLQPDAKMIGVMGAFRDLDRARWREVRPLEVGKINTITVTYGARQIRIDQKAEPIKEK